Proteins encoded by one window of Camelus bactrianus isolate YW-2024 breed Bactrian camel chromosome 9, ASM4877302v1, whole genome shotgun sequence:
- the LOC105065018 gene encoding mitochondrial import receptor subunit TOM22 homolog, whose protein sequence is MAAAAPVASPGAPLSPKELLPKGDAEKPEEELEEEDGEELDETLSERLWSLTEMFLESIRSATAATFDLSLFVAQKMYRFSRAALWIGTTSFMILVLPVVFETEKLQMEQQQQLQQRQILLGPNTGLSGGMPGALPSLPGKI, encoded by the coding sequence ATGGCTGCCGCCGCCCCTGTGGCCAGCCCAGGGGCGCCCCTGTCCCCGAAGGAATTGCTTCCGAAAGGCGATGCTGAGAAGCCTGAAGAGGAGCTGGAAGAGGAAGACGGCGAGGAGCTAGATGAGACCCTGTCGGAGAGACTCTGGAGTTTGACAGAGATGTTCCTGGAGAGCATCCGGTCCGCGACTGCAGCTACTTTTGATCTCTCCCTCTTCGTGGCTCAAAAAATGTACAGGTTTTCCAGGGCAGCCTTGTGGATTGGAACCACTTCCTTCATGATCCTGGTTCTTCCTGTCGTCTTTGAGACTGAGAAGTTGCAGatggagcagcagcagcaactgCAGCAACGGCAGATACTTCTAGGGCCTAACACAGGGCTGTCAGGAGGAATGCCAGGGGCTCTACCTTCACTTCCCGGAAAGATCTAG